The following coding sequences are from one Azospirillum humicireducens window:
- a CDS encoding ABC transporter substrate-binding protein, protein MSIRQSGWSRRTLLKAGAVGASALAMPAIWSPARAQNKRIVVRDDGGIYTKAYGEVFYKPFTAATGIEVVGVQANAEPTAQIRSMVEAKSYTWDMAKISQPAILMLTGGDKPLLEKHGLEADPAVASIPKQYMSEYGVGTNVYTTVLAYRTDAFKGRKAPTSWKDFYDVANFPGRRALRKHPFDTIEQALMADGVPTAEVYPCDLDRAFKALDRIKKDISVFWTSGAQVEQMLLSGEVDMVPTWVSRPQAAIAAGAPVGIVWDQNIWGLDSWSILAGTPNADACRQFIKFASDPKRQAELVKFFPAGVTQPDAFKHIDAKIAADCPTFPANIEKGLHIDADYWLKNQQKGLERYNAWLLS, encoded by the coding sequence ATGAGCATCCGCCAATCCGGTTGGTCCCGCCGCACCCTGCTGAAAGCCGGCGCCGTCGGCGCATCCGCCCTTGCCATGCCGGCGATCTGGAGCCCGGCGCGCGCGCAGAACAAGCGGATCGTCGTGCGCGACGACGGCGGCATCTACACCAAGGCCTATGGCGAGGTGTTCTACAAGCCCTTCACCGCCGCCACCGGCATCGAAGTGGTCGGCGTCCAGGCCAATGCGGAACCGACGGCGCAGATCCGCTCGATGGTGGAAGCCAAGTCCTACACCTGGGACATGGCGAAGATCAGCCAGCCGGCCATCCTGATGCTGACCGGCGGCGACAAGCCGCTGCTGGAGAAGCACGGGCTGGAGGCCGATCCGGCCGTCGCCTCGATCCCCAAGCAGTACATGTCGGAATACGGCGTCGGCACCAACGTCTACACCACCGTGCTGGCCTACCGCACCGACGCCTTCAAGGGCCGCAAGGCGCCGACCTCGTGGAAGGACTTCTACGACGTCGCCAACTTCCCCGGCCGCCGCGCCCTGCGCAAGCACCCGTTCGACACCATCGAACAGGCGCTGATGGCCGACGGCGTGCCGACCGCCGAGGTCTATCCCTGCGACCTCGACCGCGCCTTCAAGGCGCTGGACCGCATCAAGAAGGACATCTCGGTGTTCTGGACCAGCGGCGCGCAGGTCGAGCAGATGCTGCTGTCGGGCGAGGTCGACATGGTGCCGACCTGGGTGTCGCGTCCGCAGGCCGCCATCGCCGCCGGCGCGCCGGTCGGCATCGTCTGGGACCAGAACATCTGGGGCCTGGACAGCTGGTCGATCCTGGCCGGCACGCCGAATGCCGACGCCTGCCGCCAGTTCATCAAGTTCGCCTCCGACCCCAAGCGGCAGGCCGAGCTGGTGAAGTTCTTCCCGGCCGGCGTCACCCAGCCCGACGCCTTCAAGCACATCGACGCGAAGATCGCCGCCGATTGCCCGACCTTCCCGGCCAACATCGAGAAGGGCCTGCACATCGACGCCGACTATTGGCTGAAGAACCAGCAGAAGGGTCTTGAGCGCTACAACGCCTGGCTGCTGAGCTGA
- a CDS encoding ABC transporter ATP-binding protein, with the protein MSSSSLSVQGLAKRYGDFVALAPTDLVVADGEFLTLLGPSGSGKTTLLSLLAGLVPPDEGSVRIGSQDVTYAPPYERDIGVVFQNYALFPHMTIEENIAFPLKMRKVGAAEAKRRALEALEMVHLPHIAGRYPRELSGGQQQRVALARCMVYKPSIILMDEPLGALDKKLREHMQLEIKRLHRELGTTVVYVTHDQEEAMTMSDRICLMNAGRIEQLGTPADLYFRPRSLFVADFLGESNILPAALGRRSGDEVEIGLGTLGVSGRALANGNDLPPGTEVRVMVRPQNLTVARKGGNAPDGLQGRVSEVMVTGSLTKVYMEPLDGKLPPLVAAFPTRNDDDAVRIDDVLTLSWSGRDAVVIADRIADSARAAGTA; encoded by the coding sequence ATGTCTTCTTCCAGCCTTTCCGTCCAGGGTCTTGCCAAGCGCTACGGCGACTTCGTGGCGCTCGCCCCGACGGATCTCGTCGTCGCCGACGGCGAATTCCTGACGCTGCTCGGTCCGTCGGGCTCCGGCAAGACGACGCTGCTCAGCCTGCTGGCCGGGCTGGTGCCGCCCGACGAGGGAAGCGTGCGCATCGGCTCGCAGGACGTGACCTACGCCCCACCCTACGAGCGGGACATCGGCGTGGTGTTCCAGAACTACGCGCTGTTCCCGCACATGACCATCGAGGAGAACATCGCCTTCCCGCTGAAGATGCGGAAGGTGGGAGCGGCCGAGGCCAAGCGGCGCGCGCTTGAGGCGCTGGAGATGGTGCATCTGCCGCATATCGCCGGCCGCTATCCGCGCGAGCTGTCGGGCGGCCAGCAGCAGCGCGTCGCGCTCGCCCGCTGCATGGTCTACAAGCCGTCGATCATCCTGATGGACGAGCCGCTGGGCGCGCTCGACAAGAAGCTGCGCGAGCATATGCAGCTGGAGATCAAGCGCCTGCACCGCGAGCTAGGAACGACGGTCGTCTACGTCACCCACGATCAGGAAGAGGCGATGACGATGTCCGACCGCATCTGCCTGATGAATGCCGGGCGGATCGAGCAGCTGGGCACGCCGGCCGACCTGTATTTCCGCCCGCGTTCGCTGTTCGTCGCCGACTTCCTGGGCGAATCCAACATCCTGCCCGCCGCCCTGGGCCGCCGCAGCGGCGACGAGGTCGAGATCGGGCTCGGCACGCTGGGCGTGTCCGGCCGGGCGCTCGCCAACGGCAACGACCTGCCGCCGGGCACCGAGGTGCGCGTGATGGTGCGGCCGCAGAACCTGACGGTCGCCCGCAAGGGCGGAAATGCTCCGGACGGGCTTCAGGGCCGCGTGTCGGAGGTGATGGTCACCGGCAGCCTGACCAAGGTCTACATGGAGCCGCTGGACGGCAAGCTGCCGCCGCTGGTCGCCGCCTTCCCCACCCGCAACGACGACGACGCGGTGCGCATCGACGACGTGCTGACGCTGTCCTGGAGCGGCCGGGACGCCGTGGTGATCGCCGACAGGATCGCCGACAGCGCCCGTGCGGCCGGGACGGCGTGA
- a CDS encoding ABC transporter permease subunit → MSGQSMTMTHAPGAKRHSPPPAWRKPVLMGAPLVLLLVAFLVFPVGQLLALSVYNGQGFTLAPYAQLFASSLYITVLWITLKISLATTVVAVVAAYPVAYLISIAKGPAKSRLIFWVLLSFWTSFLVRAFAWVVILGRNGVVNSTLMSLGIIDTPADLLYGFGAVLVGMVHAMLPLAVMTMLAVMENIDRTLPRAAGTLGARPGTAFWTVYFPLSLPGVAAAAIMVFVSAIGFFIVPALLGGRKETMITQLIIDQVQQTLNWGLAGAISVLLLTVVLVVFVLYDRVFGFASLTGESAVVRNRDTAMRRLGGRVLAALGSASDALVGLVPRRHPIRGRSERPVALTAFVWLLLVLISLPAFLMIPLSFGKGGLAWPPSGFTLQWYQQLLDSPIWMQALWRSIVVAFGTGLLSMAIGVPAAFLMVRGRMRGKGAMLAFILSPIVVPRMIIAVGMFYVFAQMGLVGTILGLVIGHTVVAVPYVVMTMMAVLRNYDTRLDLAAQSLGARPVAALRHVTFPILGAGMLSSFLFAFATSFDELTISLFSSGGLSATLPKQFWDEVTLQVSPVIAAVSTGLLLFVATLITVADRLRRRSLAA, encoded by the coding sequence ATGAGCGGACAGTCCATGACCATGACCCACGCCCCCGGCGCCAAACGCCATTCGCCCCCGCCCGCCTGGCGCAAGCCGGTGCTGATGGGCGCCCCGCTCGTCCTGCTGCTCGTCGCCTTTCTGGTCTTCCCGGTCGGGCAGCTGCTGGCGCTCAGCGTCTACAATGGCCAGGGCTTCACGCTGGCGCCCTATGCCCAGCTGTTCGCCTCCAGCCTCTACATCACCGTCCTGTGGATCACGCTGAAGATCTCGCTGGCGACGACGGTGGTCGCGGTGGTCGCGGCCTATCCGGTCGCCTACCTGATCTCCATCGCCAAGGGGCCGGCGAAAAGCCGGCTGATCTTCTGGGTGCTGCTGTCCTTCTGGACCAGCTTCCTGGTGCGCGCCTTCGCCTGGGTCGTCATCCTGGGCCGCAACGGCGTCGTCAACAGCACGCTGATGTCGCTGGGCATCATCGACACCCCGGCCGACCTGCTCTACGGCTTCGGCGCCGTGCTGGTCGGCATGGTGCACGCCATGCTGCCGCTGGCGGTGATGACCATGCTGGCGGTGATGGAGAACATCGACCGCACCCTGCCGCGCGCCGCCGGCACGCTGGGTGCCCGTCCCGGCACCGCCTTCTGGACCGTCTATTTCCCGCTGTCGCTGCCGGGCGTCGCCGCTGCGGCGATCATGGTCTTCGTGTCGGCCATCGGCTTCTTCATCGTGCCCGCCCTGCTGGGCGGCCGGAAGGAGACGATGATCACCCAGCTGATCATCGATCAGGTGCAGCAGACGCTGAACTGGGGTCTGGCCGGCGCCATCTCGGTGCTGCTGCTGACGGTCGTGCTGGTGGTGTTCGTGCTGTACGACCGTGTCTTCGGCTTCGCGTCGCTGACCGGCGAGAGTGCGGTGGTGCGCAACCGCGACACCGCCATGCGGCGGCTGGGCGGGCGCGTGCTGGCCGCGCTGGGCTCCGCCAGCGATGCGCTGGTCGGCCTGGTGCCGCGCCGCCACCCCATCCGCGGCCGGTCCGAGCGTCCGGTTGCGCTGACCGCCTTCGTCTGGCTGCTGCTGGTGCTGATCAGCCTGCCGGCCTTCCTGATGATCCCGCTGTCCTTCGGCAAGGGCGGGCTCGCCTGGCCGCCGTCGGGCTTCACGCTGCAATGGTACCAGCAGCTGCTGGACTCGCCGATCTGGATGCAGGCGCTGTGGCGCTCCATCGTGGTGGCGTTCGGCACCGGCCTCCTGTCGATGGCGATCGGCGTTCCCGCCGCCTTCCTGATGGTGCGCGGCCGGATGCGGGGCAAGGGCGCCATGCTGGCCTTCATCCTGTCGCCCATCGTCGTGCCGCGCATGATCATCGCCGTCGGCATGTTCTATGTCTTCGCCCAGATGGGTCTGGTCGGCACGATCCTGGGTCTGGTCATCGGCCACACCGTCGTCGCCGTGCCCTATGTGGTCATGACCATGATGGCGGTGCTGCGCAACTACGACACCCGGCTCGACCTCGCGGCGCAGAGCCTGGGCGCCCGGCCGGTGGCGGCGCTGCGGCACGTCACCTTCCCGATCCTGGGGGCCGGCATGCTGTCGTCCTTCCTGTTCGCCTTCGCCACCTCCTTCGACGAGCTGACCATCTCGCTGTTCTCGTCGGGCGGCCTCAGCGCCACGCTGCCCAAGCAGTTCTGGGACGAGGTGACGCTGCAGGTCTCCCCCGTCATCGCGGCGGTGTCGACCGGGCTGCTGCTGTTCGTCGCCACCCTGATCACTGTCGCGGACCGGCTGCGGCGGCGCAGCCTCGCCGCCTAA
- a CDS encoding dihydrodipicolinate synthase family protein, which translates to MLDATKLRGILPATPTPVTADGTIDVAASKALFSWLFRQGIDGLVPLGGTGEYGALAKDQRIRFAELSVEAMAGAGEKRGPVIAGVLDTGYYDALSAGRDFAAAGVDGLLVLTPYYTNPTQAGIRDYFLRYADESPVPILIYEIPYRTRIAVDPEILHELSRHERIIGMKACNTDMYHFLRTVAGVDSSFAVLSGEDTLFPLHVAAGARGGIVVTANLLPRAWRLIHDLASTGKLDKALEIHRTLIPMMNLAFAETNPGPMKAVMDLIGVEAPAMLAPLREPAEPLKRSLRRELSRLLVTYEGMPAAQPV; encoded by the coding sequence ATGCTTGACGCCACGAAGCTTCGCGGCATTCTGCCCGCCACCCCGACGCCGGTGACAGCCGACGGCACCATCGACGTGGCGGCCTCCAAGGCGCTGTTCTCCTGGCTGTTCCGCCAGGGGATCGACGGGCTGGTCCCGCTCGGCGGCACCGGCGAGTATGGCGCCCTGGCGAAGGACCAGCGCATCCGCTTCGCCGAGCTGTCGGTGGAGGCGATGGCGGGCGCGGGAGAGAAGCGCGGGCCGGTGATCGCCGGCGTGCTCGACACCGGCTATTACGACGCGCTGTCGGCGGGCCGCGATTTCGCCGCCGCCGGTGTGGACGGGCTCTTGGTGCTGACCCCCTATTACACCAACCCGACGCAGGCCGGCATCCGCGACTATTTCCTGCGCTACGCCGACGAATCGCCGGTGCCGATCCTGATCTACGAGATCCCCTACCGCACCCGCATCGCCGTCGATCCGGAGATCCTGCACGAGCTGTCGCGGCACGAGCGGATCATCGGCATGAAGGCCTGCAACACCGACATGTACCATTTCCTGCGCACGGTGGCGGGGGTGGACTCCTCCTTTGCGGTGCTGAGCGGCGAGGACACGCTGTTCCCGCTGCATGTCGCGGCCGGCGCCCGCGGCGGCATCGTGGTGACGGCCAACCTGCTGCCGCGGGCGTGGCGTCTGATCCACGACCTCGCCTCCACCGGCAAGCTGGACAAGGCGCTGGAAATCCACCGCACGCTGATCCCGATGATGAACCTCGCCTTCGCCGAGACCAACCCCGGCCCGATGAAGGCGGTGATGGACCTGATCGGGGTGGAGGCCCCGGCGATGCTGGCGCCGCTGCGCGAGCCGGCCGAGCCGCTGAAGCGGTCGCTGCGGCGCGAGCTGTCGCGCCTGCTCGTCACCTATGAGGGAATGCCGGCCGCCCAGCCGGTATGA